In one window of Desulfonatronospira thiodismutans ASO3-1 DNA:
- a CDS encoding Rpn family recombination-promoting nuclease/putative transposase — MEPTTYVDEKLKKHYSDLVFSVRLTGYKNQFAKIYLLFEHKSSPDPLTGVQVLKYMALQWLDLQEQHMLVDGKLPPIIPIVIYQGQEDDRNMCSSFHALVEMPSDSFKVYIPDFSFAFFNVRGIDEAKVREKILLKFYVEIIKYQNDPSVKEIPPRLVRGLIESLGYRTALEYIEIFFRYLVKSTGYLTQEDYKKALELLPEGGESIMETLADQWVQQGRQEGREEVLHEKDKWERQAEVRATQRLIVEILTERFDVVGSGLTQKIYSIESLDILNGLFRKTQRVGSLEEFSKLVDKALEA; from the coding sequence CTGGAACCTACAACTTATGTAGATGAGAAGCTCAAGAAGCACTACTCAGACCTGGTTTTCAGCGTACGATTGACAGGTTATAAAAACCAGTTCGCCAAGATTTACCTGCTCTTTGAGCACAAGAGTTCTCCTGATCCACTTACAGGCGTTCAGGTGCTCAAGTACATGGCTCTTCAGTGGCTGGATCTCCAGGAGCAGCACATGCTTGTCGATGGCAAGCTGCCTCCGATTATTCCCATAGTCATCTACCAGGGTCAGGAGGACGACAGAAATATGTGCTCTTCCTTCCATGCTCTGGTGGAAATGCCTTCGGATTCCTTCAAGGTCTATATCCCGGACTTTTCCTTTGCCTTTTTCAATGTTCGTGGTATAGATGAGGCCAAGGTTCGGGAAAAGATCCTGCTCAAGTTCTATGTGGAGATAATAAAATACCAGAACGACCCCAGTGTAAAGGAGATCCCGCCAAGGCTTGTTCGGGGTCTGATTGAGTCCTTGGGTTACAGAACTGCCCTGGAGTATATTGAGATTTTCTTTAGGTATCTTGTAAAAAGCACTGGGTATCTGACTCAGGAAGACTATAAAAAGGCTCTGGAACTACTTCCAGAAGGAGGTGAGAGTATAATGGAAACTTTAGCTGATCAGTGGGTCCAACAAGGTAGGCAGGAAGGCAGAGAAGAGGTTTTGCACGAGAAGGATAAATGGGAGAGACAAGCCGAAGTCAGGGCTACTCAACGACTAATTGTAGAAATCTTGACCGAACGGTTTGATGTAGTAGGTTCAGGATTGACCCAGAAGATATACTCGATTGAATCCCTGGATATATTGAATGGCTTGTTCAGAAAAACCCAAAGAGTAGGTTCCCTGGAAGAGTTCAGTAAGTTAGTGGATAAAGCCCTGGAGGCTTGA
- a CDS encoding BCCT family transporter — translation MEEDIQMPRQMRKSTWKKRTGKFRYDIHPWVFFVSTVIILLGVIVTLAAGDVALEAFGAIQGWITTHFGWFYILVMNLVLVFCIALIFTKYAGMRLGGEDAEPEFSIIGWFAMLFSAGMGIGLLFFGVAEPMYHYLDNPLGESESIEAARMSMEITFLHWGFHPWAIYAVVGLGIGFFGFSEKLPLSIRNIFYPVLGRRIYGPIGNFIDILATIATLFGVATSLGLGVQQINAGISHLTGIPENTFVQGLLIAGITAIALWSVLRGLDAGIKLLSQINIGIAAVLMLFVFILGPTLFILTGLLENTGNYLQNLPSLALWSEAYDEGGWQSAWTLFYWAWWIAWSPFVGMFIARVSYGRTIRQYLTGVLLVPVAVTFVWLTVFGNSAIYLEHFAEVGLADAVLANMPVSMFVFLEQFPLGMLTSILAVLVVITFFVTSSDSGSMVIDIINAGGNPDPPKIQRVYWVVLEGLVAGVLLVGGGLVALQTASLITGLPFAIIIFIMCWSLFKGLRRHWLKYYED, via the coding sequence ATGGAAGAAGATATTCAAATGCCGCGCCAGATGCGCAAGTCAACCTGGAAAAAGAGAACAGGAAAGTTTAGATACGACATTCATCCGTGGGTATTTTTTGTATCCACGGTGATCATTTTATTGGGAGTGATTGTTACCCTGGCGGCAGGAGATGTTGCACTGGAGGCTTTCGGAGCTATACAGGGGTGGATAACCACGCATTTCGGCTGGTTTTATATCCTGGTCATGAACCTGGTGCTGGTGTTCTGCATTGCTCTAATATTTACCAAGTATGCAGGAATGCGCCTGGGAGGAGAAGACGCTGAGCCGGAGTTTTCCATTATCGGCTGGTTCGCCATGCTCTTTTCAGCAGGCATGGGGATCGGGCTGTTGTTTTTCGGCGTGGCTGAGCCCATGTATCACTACCTGGACAACCCCCTGGGCGAATCCGAATCCATAGAAGCCGCCAGAATGTCCATGGAGATTACTTTTCTGCACTGGGGTTTTCATCCCTGGGCCATATATGCAGTAGTGGGCCTGGGCATAGGCTTTTTCGGCTTTTCCGAAAAACTGCCTTTGTCCATACGCAATATTTTTTATCCGGTTCTGGGAAGACGCATCTACGGCCCCATAGGTAACTTTATTGATATTCTGGCCACCATTGCCACGCTGTTCGGAGTGGCCACCTCCCTGGGACTCGGGGTACAGCAGATCAACGCCGGGATAAGCCATTTAACGGGCATTCCTGAAAATACATTTGTCCAGGGACTGCTCATTGCCGGCATAACAGCTATAGCGCTGTGGTCTGTACTTCGCGGTCTGGACGCGGGCATTAAGCTTTTAAGCCAGATAAATATCGGCATTGCCGCTGTCTTGATGCTCTTTGTCTTTATTCTTGGGCCGACCCTGTTTATTTTGACGGGGCTCTTGGAAAATACAGGCAATTATCTGCAGAACCTGCCGTCTCTGGCCCTGTGGAGCGAGGCTTATGACGAGGGCGGCTGGCAGAGCGCCTGGACCCTGTTCTACTGGGCCTGGTGGATAGCCTGGTCTCCCTTTGTGGGTATGTTTATCGCCAGGGTCTCCTACGGCAGGACCATCCGGCAGTACCTCACCGGCGTACTTCTGGTGCCAGTGGCTGTTACCTTTGTCTGGTTGACCGTATTCGGCAACAGCGCCATTTATTTGGAGCACTTCGCTGAAGTGGGTCTAGCCGACGCTGTTCTGGCAAACATGCCTGTATCCATGTTTGTATTTCTGGAACAGTTTCCCCTGGGAATGCTGACTTCCATACTGGCCGTACTGGTGGTCATCACTTTCTTTGTGACCTCTTCGGACTCCGGGTCCATGGTCATTGACATCATCAATGCCGGCGGAAACCCTGATCCACCCAAGATTCAGAGGGTGTACTGGGTGGTTCTGGAAGGCCTGGTGGCAGGGGTGCTTCTGGTGGGCGGCGGGCTGGTGGCCCTGCAGACCGCCTCGCTCATTACCGGACTGCCCTTTGCCATCATCATCTTCATCATGTGCTGGTCCCTGTTCAAGGGCCTTAGAAGACACTGGCTCAAGTACTACGAGGATTGA
- a CDS encoding type II toxin-antitoxin system VapC family toxin: MYLLDTNTVIYFFKGQGRVPERLLAIAPGETTVSSITVYEIETGIAKSRQPERLRSNLDQFLSMVVVLPFQTHEAKRAARIRADLEESGMPIGPYDILIAATAVANARILVTRNVREFSRVQGLMVENWY; this comes from the coding sequence ATGTATCTTCTGGACACAAACACTGTGATATATTTTTTTAAAGGTCAGGGAAGAGTGCCTGAGCGTCTGCTGGCAATTGCGCCGGGGGAAACAACCGTTTCAAGTATTACAGTTTACGAGATTGAAACCGGTATTGCCAAGTCAAGGCAGCCGGAAAGACTTCGCAGCAACCTGGACCAGTTTTTAAGCATGGTCGTGGTTTTACCTTTCCAAACCCATGAAGCCAAACGGGCCGCCAGGATCAGAGCTGATCTGGAAGAATCAGGCATGCCCATAGGCCCTTATGACATACTCATAGCAGCAACTGCGGTGGCCAATGCCCGGATTCTGGTAACAAGAAATGTGCGGGAATTCAGCAGGGTACAAGGGCTCATGGTTGAAAACTGGTATTAA
- a CDS encoding DnaJ family domain-containing protein, giving the protein MDIFAQKAEERILEALKKGDFENLPGRGKPLDLADDSNIPSDMRIAYKILKNAGYAPPEVELQKEIATTRELLENSREEEEAYRRIQKLNLMVTRMNIMRKRPVNLEEHQEYYQKIVNKVQINKK; this is encoded by the coding sequence GTGGACATCTTTGCCCAAAAAGCCGAGGAAAGGATTCTGGAGGCCCTGAAGAAGGGAGATTTTGAAAACCTGCCTGGACGGGGCAAGCCTCTGGATCTTGCTGATGATTCAAACATCCCTTCGGACATGCGAATAGCCTACAAGATCCTTAAAAATGCAGGCTACGCTCCACCTGAAGTGGAGCTGCAGAAAGAAATCGCCACCACGAGAGAACTTCTTGAAAACAGCCGGGAAGAAGAAGAGGCTTACCGCCGCATCCAGAAGCTCAATCTCATGGTCACCAGGATGAACATCATGCGCAAACGGCCCGTGAACCTGGAAGAACACCAGGAATATTACCAGAAAATCGTGAATAAGGTCCAGATAAATAAAAAGTAA
- a CDS encoding RtcB family protein, with the protein MQKPTRVSSYIHRLEPEGPMRVPGFIFADDELLADMEGDVFRQLANVATLPGIVHGALAMPDAHLGYGFPIGGVGAFDPHQGGIVSAGGVGFDIACGVRTLVTGIHKDRVLAERKTLADLLYQNVPAGLGTKKGLKISGRDMDRMLAQGGKWAVGRGYGTSSDLKKTEEGGTASGADPLAVSDKARKRLDRELGTLGSGNHYLEVQAIQEIFDDNAAQAFGLRKDDVVISIHCGSRGLGHQVATEYIRLMVQESARQKIRLPDRDLACAPIFSDTGQQYLGAMRAAINCALANRQILSHLARESFETVFPDARISMLYDVCHNTCREEDHEFQGRSIRLFVHRKGATRAFGPGHPDLPAEYVQVGQPVLIGGSMGTSSYIMAGTLEGMGISFGSACHGAGRVMSRKQAVKKYPGRQVIDHLQKMNIEVRSHSFKGLSEEAPEAYKDVSRVVEVSHNSSLARKVAKLKPMICIKG; encoded by the coding sequence ATGCAAAAGCCTACCAGAGTCTCTTCATATATACATCGCCTGGAACCTGAAGGACCCATGCGTGTGCCAGGCTTCATTTTTGCCGATGACGAACTCCTGGCGGACATGGAGGGGGACGTCTTCAGGCAGCTGGCCAATGTGGCTACTCTGCCGGGCATAGTTCACGGAGCGCTGGCCATGCCGGACGCCCATCTGGGGTACGGTTTCCCCATAGGCGGAGTCGGCGCCTTTGATCCTCACCAGGGGGGTATCGTATCCGCTGGAGGAGTGGGGTTCGACATCGCATGCGGAGTGCGTACGCTGGTGACAGGAATTCACAAAGACAGAGTCCTGGCTGAAAGAAAAACTTTGGCTGACCTTTTGTATCAGAATGTCCCGGCGGGACTGGGGACCAAGAAGGGGCTGAAAATTTCCGGCAGAGATATGGACCGGATGCTGGCCCAGGGGGGCAAATGGGCTGTAGGCAGAGGATACGGAACAAGCTCGGACCTGAAAAAAACCGAGGAAGGCGGTACAGCTTCCGGGGCGGATCCGCTGGCGGTAAGCGATAAGGCCCGCAAACGCCTGGACCGGGAACTGGGCACACTGGGCTCGGGAAATCACTATCTGGAAGTCCAGGCCATCCAGGAAATCTTTGACGACAACGCCGCCCAGGCCTTTGGACTGCGCAAGGACGACGTGGTCATAAGCATTCATTGCGGTTCCAGGGGGCTGGGGCACCAGGTGGCTACAGAGTATATCAGGCTCATGGTCCAGGAATCAGCCAGGCAGAAGATCAGGCTGCCGGACAGGGATCTGGCCTGCGCCCCGATTTTTTCCGATACCGGGCAGCAGTATCTGGGGGCCATGCGAGCAGCCATAAATTGCGCCCTGGCCAACCGCCAGATCTTAAGCCACCTGGCCCGGGAAAGCTTTGAAACTGTCTTTCCCGATGCCCGTATATCCATGCTCTATGATGTCTGCCACAACACCTGCCGGGAAGAGGATCACGAATTTCAAGGGCGAAGCATCAGGCTCTTCGTACACCGGAAAGGAGCCACAAGGGCCTTTGGCCCCGGACATCCGGATCTGCCTGCCGAGTATGTCCAGGTGGGGCAGCCGGTGCTCATTGGCGGCAGCATGGGCACTTCTTCCTATATAATGGCCGGAACCTTGGAAGGAATGGGTATAAGTTTTGGATCTGCCTGCCATGGAGCAGGCAGAGTAATGAGCCGCAAACAGGCGGTGAAAAAATATCCCGGCCGTCAGGTTATTGACCATTTGCAAAAAATGAATATCGAAGTTAGAAGTCATAGCTTCAAGGGGCTTTCCGAAGAAGCCCCGGAAGCATACAAGGATGTAAGCCGTGTGGTGGAGGTAAGCCACAACAGCTCTCTGGCCCGCAAGGTAGCAAAGCTCAAGCCCATGATCTGCATAAAGGGATAA
- a CDS encoding integrase arm-type DNA-binding domain-containing protein, with protein sequence MALNTLTQKLVDNCACPEDKKKEVIYDDKCKGLILEVRPTGVKTFYLRYKGKRGKYKQLKLGRASFLSVAQARELAKNTLANIAMGKDPQEEKRILKQVPTFESFTQDQYLPFIRGYKKSWQTDEQILRLHILPRFGKKHLDEITQEELITFHKRQLESGYAPASANRAIIIINYMFNLAIQ encoded by the coding sequence ATGGCCTTGAACACATTAACCCAAAAGCTGGTTGATAACTGTGCATGCCCGGAGGACAAAAAGAAGGAAGTGATCTACGATGACAAATGCAAGGGTCTGATCCTGGAAGTCAGACCAACCGGCGTCAAAACCTTTTATCTCAGGTACAAAGGAAAAAGAGGAAAGTATAAGCAGCTCAAACTCGGCAGGGCCTCATTCCTAAGCGTAGCCCAGGCCCGGGAGCTGGCGAAAAACACTTTGGCGAATATTGCCATGGGCAAGGACCCCCAGGAAGAAAAGAGAATCCTTAAACAAGTGCCCACCTTTGAAAGTTTCACCCAGGATCAATATCTGCCATTTATCAGAGGATATAAAAAATCATGGCAGACAGATGAACAGATCCTACGTCTGCATATCCTTCCAAGATTTGGAAAAAAACACTTGGATGAAATCACTCAGGAAGAACTTATCACTTTCCACAAAAGACAGCTGGAATCAGGATATGCACCAGCCTCAGCAAACCGGGCGATCATAATCATAAATTACATGTTCAACCTGGCCATACAGTAG
- a CDS encoding RelA/SpoT family protein: MVRINEILDKVSGYLSGPDQALIQKAYVFSASAHAGQIRLSGEPYLSHPLEVSDMLADLHLDADTIAAGLLHDTVEDTKASLEEVRDQFGEEVARIVKGVTKIGKMSFDSKEEAQAENIRKMILAMADDIRVILVKLADRLHNMKTLEHQSSFKQKAVAQETMDIYAPLANRLGLYRLKIQLEDLSLRYMKPDVYFQIQEGVNKQKVVGEQYIQKVCQNIEEILEQNSIEGRVSGRMKHIYSIYHKMVQQGLSLDQVFDIIAFRVLVQSIKDCYAVLGLVHSIWKPVPGRFKDYISMPKANMYQSLHTTVIGPDGERIEIQIRTEEMHKMAEFGVASHWRYKEDGKNRFKDKDAERFSWLRQILDWQEELKDPREFMASLRFDLFEDEVYVFTPRGEVKELPEGATPIDFAYMIHTEVGDRCAGAKVNGKLVPLNTVLKNGDTVEIITDPHRHPSRDWLRLVKTAKARTRVKQWIRNEERQQSIALAKEVLEKEGRKMGININKVLKQGQLQPIAADFSYKSVDDLLSAVGYARITPRQVLNRLLPREEQRPAKGEAGDQQEKPEEKPAPQVAKKEGVQIKGVGDVLVRFSKCCNPLPGDPIVGYISRGRGVTIHTADCANCQEMEPERKLEVSWAGETDKDFPAKIKMLCQNRKGVLAKISELLTKEDVNIDAGTFKSNVDGKTEVVFTIMVQDSNHLYSTIEKLRKLSEVQEVIRIAE, from the coding sequence ATGGTAAGAATTAACGAAATACTGGACAAGGTTTCCGGTTACCTTTCCGGGCCGGACCAGGCCCTTATACAGAAGGCGTACGTGTTTTCCGCGTCCGCCCACGCCGGACAGATACGCTTGAGCGGAGAGCCCTATCTGTCTCATCCCCTGGAAGTCTCGGACATGCTTGCCGACCTGCATCTGGATGCAGACACCATTGCTGCAGGTCTTCTGCACGATACTGTGGAGGACACCAAGGCCAGCCTGGAGGAGGTCCGGGATCAGTTCGGGGAGGAAGTAGCCAGGATAGTCAAGGGTGTGACCAAGATCGGCAAGATGAGCTTTGACTCCAAGGAGGAGGCCCAGGCCGAGAATATCCGCAAGATGATCCTGGCCATGGCCGACGACATCCGGGTCATCCTGGTCAAACTGGCCGACCGCCTGCACAATATGAAGACCCTGGAGCACCAGAGTTCATTCAAGCAAAAGGCCGTGGCCCAGGAAACCATGGACATATATGCCCCCTTGGCCAACAGGCTGGGCCTTTATCGGCTCAAGATCCAGCTGGAGGACCTGAGTCTTCGGTACATGAAGCCGGACGTCTATTTTCAGATCCAGGAAGGGGTGAACAAGCAGAAGGTCGTCGGCGAACAATATATTCAGAAGGTCTGCCAAAACATTGAGGAGATACTGGAGCAAAACTCTATTGAGGGGCGCGTTTCGGGACGCATGAAGCATATTTACAGCATCTACCACAAGATGGTGCAGCAGGGCCTGAGCCTGGACCAGGTCTTTGACATTATCGCTTTCAGGGTGCTGGTGCAGAGCATAAAGGACTGCTATGCCGTACTGGGACTGGTACACTCCATCTGGAAACCGGTGCCCGGGCGGTTCAAGGATTATATATCCATGCCCAAGGCCAATATGTACCAGAGTCTGCATACCACTGTCATCGGTCCTGACGGGGAACGTATTGAAATCCAGATCCGCACCGAGGAAATGCACAAGATGGCTGAGTTCGGGGTGGCTTCACACTGGCGCTACAAGGAGGACGGTAAAAACAGGTTCAAGGACAAGGACGCAGAGAGATTTTCCTGGCTCAGGCAGATTCTGGACTGGCAGGAAGAGCTCAAGGACCCCAGGGAGTTTATGGCCTCACTGCGCTTTGATCTTTTCGAGGACGAGGTTTACGTTTTTACTCCCCGCGGGGAGGTCAAGGAACTGCCAGAAGGGGCCACACCCATCGATTTCGCCTACATGATCCACACTGAGGTGGGGGACCGCTGTGCCGGAGCCAAGGTCAACGGTAAGCTTGTGCCCTTGAATACCGTTCTTAAGAACGGGGATACAGTAGAGATCATCACCGACCCTCACCGTCATCCCAGCCGGGACTGGCTCAGGTTAGTGAAGACCGCCAAGGCCCGCACCAGGGTCAAGCAGTGGATCCGCAACGAGGAGCGACAGCAGAGCATCGCCCTGGCCAAGGAGGTCCTGGAAAAAGAAGGCCGCAAGATGGGCATAAACATCAACAAGGTCTTAAAGCAGGGACAGCTCCAGCCCATAGCTGCGGATTTTTCGTACAAGTCGGTTGACGATCTGCTTTCAGCCGTGGGGTATGCCCGCATTACTCCCAGGCAGGTCTTAAACAGACTTCTGCCCAGGGAGGAACAGCGCCCGGCCAAGGGGGAAGCAGGCGATCAACAGGAAAAGCCGGAGGAAAAACCGGCACCACAGGTGGCCAAAAAGGAAGGGGTACAGATAAAAGGGGTGGGAGATGTCCTGGTAAGGTTTTCCAAGTGCTGCAACCCGCTTCCAGGGGACCCCATCGTGGGCTACATCAGCCGGGGAAGGGGAGTGACCATTCATACAGCGGACTGCGCCAACTGCCAGGAAATGGAGCCCGAGCGCAAGCTTGAGGTGTCCTGGGCCGGGGAGACGGACAAGGATTTTCCGGCCAAGATCAAGATGCTGTGCCAAAACCGCAAGGGCGTCCTGGCCAAGATAAGCGAGCTTTTGACCAAGGAGGACGTCAATATTGACGCAGGCACGTTCAAGTCCAATGTGGACGGAAAAACCGAGGTGGTCTTCACGATCATGGTTCAGGACTCCAATCACCTGTATTCGACCATAGAAAAGCTGCGCAAGCTGTCCGAAGTGCAGGAGGTCATACGCATTGCAGAATAG
- a CDS encoding site-specific integrase yields the protein MPLFKENTKRERYLSEQELKALCEAISQSQNSMLEPIISMLILTGARKREVLDARREDFDLARKSWRISNSKSGKARTIPLSEAALGILNRLPKIKGCPYVFANPTTKKPFVCIFNGWEGARKRAGLEDLHVHDLRHSFASFLINAGRSIYEVATLLGHSQIKTTMRYAHLADETLAEAVNTVPLGKVA from the coding sequence GTGCCTCTCTTCAAGGAAAACACCAAGAGAGAGAGATACCTGAGCGAACAGGAACTAAAGGCTTTATGTGAAGCTATTAGCCAAAGCCAGAACAGCATGCTGGAACCGATCATATCTATGCTGATCCTGACTGGGGCCAGGAAGCGAGAAGTGCTGGATGCACGGAGGGAAGATTTTGATCTCGCCAGAAAAAGCTGGAGGATTTCAAACAGCAAGTCAGGAAAAGCAAGGACCATCCCCTTATCTGAAGCAGCCTTGGGGATTTTGAACAGATTGCCGAAAATAAAGGGTTGTCCTTATGTCTTTGCAAATCCAACTACAAAGAAACCCTTCGTGTGCATATTTAATGGGTGGGAAGGCGCAAGAAAAAGAGCCGGGTTGGAAGATCTGCATGTACACGATTTACGGCATTCTTTTGCTTCTTTCCTGATCAATGCAGGGCGGAGCATATATGAAGTAGCGACTTTGCTGGGGCACAGCCAAATAAAAACGACTATGCGCTATGCTCACCTCGCGGATGAAACCTTGGCGGAAGCGGTGAACACAGTGCCTTTAGGGAAGGTAGCTTAA
- a CDS encoding archease, whose protein sequence is MNNAYWKHLDHRADIGIQGVGPSLEQAFAQAGLALMAVMCDLELIHRKESRIINLEGHDPELLFFDFLNELIFLVSAEGFAYSWIEADINDGRLRARVLGESLDSLRHQPEVEVKGASFNGLKVWQDKNGKYIATCIVDV, encoded by the coding sequence ATGAATAACGCTTACTGGAAACACCTGGATCACAGGGCGGATATCGGCATTCAGGGGGTTGGCCCCAGCCTGGAGCAGGCTTTCGCCCAGGCCGGACTGGCTCTCATGGCGGTTATGTGTGACCTTGAACTTATACACCGTAAAGAATCCAGGATAATAAACCTGGAAGGCCATGACCCGGAACTACTGTTTTTCGATTTCCTCAACGAACTGATTTTCCTGGTTTCCGCCGAGGGATTTGCTTACTCCTGGATCGAGGCAGACATCAATGATGGCCGACTGCGGGCCAGAGTTCTTGGAGAATCCCTGGACAGCCTCAGGCACCAGCCCGAAGTAGAAGTTAAGGGAGCAAGTTTCAACGGGCTGAAGGTGTGGCAGGACAAAAACGGAAAATATATTGCCACCTGCATTGTTGATGTATAA
- a CDS encoding Druantia anti-phage system protein DruA, with the protein MHTKPRPSYLLSVRLQPIKREQESLFKSLMAKHHYLGASPKISETLWYVATYSDQWVALLTFSAAALKCAARDRWIGWEYRHRFDRLKLLANNTRFLILPGWNLPNLGSRILSLCAKRISFDWQQHFGHPLLLLETFVDPRRYTGTVYRASNWTELGLTKGFKRVGQGYSAKPSSPKLIFVLPLQANARKLLSCAILNPAYQKGEPKMTMNAKQMESLPDYFKTVTDPRRTHGRRHRISTVLSIAAAATLCGMKGYKAIYGWANKLGQKARQRFRCRKENGKYVIPSQFVIRDVLVRADPVELDLAVQRFNEDQGLEDTCLAFDGKTMKNAIDENARQTHIASVVGHESKTTHTQKK; encoded by the coding sequence ATGCACACAAAGCCCCGTCCTTCATATTTGCTCAGCGTAAGGCTGCAACCAATCAAAAGGGAGCAGGAAAGCCTGTTCAAGTCCTTGATGGCCAAGCATCACTATCTTGGAGCCTCGCCTAAAATCAGCGAAACACTCTGGTATGTCGCCACATACTCTGATCAGTGGGTTGCCCTGCTTACATTCTCGGCTGCAGCCTTGAAATGCGCGGCCAGGGACCGTTGGATTGGATGGGAATATCGGCATCGGTTTGACCGCTTGAAGCTTCTGGCCAACAACACTCGTTTTCTTATTCTGCCGGGCTGGAATCTGCCAAACCTGGGATCTCGCATCCTATCGCTTTGTGCAAAGCGCATCTCTTTTGATTGGCAACAACATTTTGGCCACCCACTGCTGCTCCTGGAAACCTTTGTAGATCCCAGACGTTACACAGGCACTGTATACCGCGCCTCAAACTGGACAGAGCTTGGACTGACCAAAGGCTTTAAAAGAGTCGGCCAAGGATACAGTGCCAAACCTTCATCCCCCAAACTCATCTTTGTCTTGCCGCTTCAAGCCAACGCCAGAAAACTGTTGTCTTGTGCCATTCTTAACCCAGCATATCAAAAAGGAGAACCCAAAATGACCATGAATGCTAAACAGATGGAATCACTCCCGGATTACTTCAAAACTGTCACCGACCCTCGAAGAACACATGGACGCCGTCATCGAATCTCTACAGTTCTGTCCATTGCAGCAGCAGCCACCCTGTGCGGAATGAAAGGCTACAAGGCCATTTATGGCTGGGCCAACAAACTGGGACAAAAGGCCCGGCAACGGTTTCGGTGCCGCAAGGAAAATGGAAAATATGTTATCCCCAGTCAGTTCGTCATACGTGATGTTCTAGTCCGTGCGGACCCAGTTGAATTAGACCTGGCTGTGCAACGCTTTAATGAAGATCAAGGCCTCGAAGACACTTGTCTGGCTTTTGATGGCAAAACCATGAAAAACGCCATTGATGAAAATGCCCGGCAAACCCATATTGCCAGTGTTGTTGGCCATGAATCCAAGACCACCCACACCCAAAAAAAGTAG
- a CDS encoding FKBP-type peptidyl-prolyl cis-trans isomerase, translating into MSKVEDGTQVKVHYTGKLNDGTVFDSSQDKEPLEFTMGKGEVIPGIEDAVRDMDEGESKQVTIGKDQAYGDRRDDMIIDVPKDKFPDEIPQNVGQQLMLKHPEGQEFPAVIVEVKDETVTLDANHPLAGEDLNFEIQRV; encoded by the coding sequence ATGTCCAAAGTAGAAGACGGCACCCAGGTAAAAGTACATTACACCGGAAAGCTCAATGACGGAACGGTGTTTGACAGCTCCCAGGACAAGGAACCCCTGGAATTTACCATGGGCAAAGGTGAGGTTATCCCTGGCATCGAGGATGCTGTCCGGGATATGGACGAGGGTGAAAGCAAGCAGGTTACCATCGGCAAGGACCAGGCCTATGGGGACAGGCGCGACGACATGATTATTGATGTGCCCAAGGACAAGTTTCCTGATGAAATCCCCCAGAACGTGGGCCAGCAGCTCATGCTCAAGCACCCTGAAGGCCAGGAGTTCCCGGCGGTAATAGTCGAAGTCAAGGATGAGACTGTGACCCTGGACGCCAACCATCCCCTGGCCGGTGAAGACCTGAATTTTGAGATCCAGAGGGTATAG
- a CDS encoding ISAs1 family transposase, with amino-acid sequence MEQIEVSGKTITADALLTQKKLAEYIVGRNAAYLFTVKKNQPTLYFDIKNYFEHRKEPDYCLQDPPGHGRIDTRSIWTTTELNEYLEFPHVGQAFCIHKKSYDPKTNKVCENTFYGVTSHHPNKADPARILQIHRGHWSIENSKHYILDWTYDEDRNRIRTGNGPANTNRLRGFAIGLLKSKGVKDIAQKVRDLHQQIRPVLDYFKMTKNSQKHRT; translated from the coding sequence TTGGAACAAATAGAAGTCTCCGGGAAAACTATCACCGCCGACGCGCTTCTTACTCAGAAAAAACTGGCCGAATACATCGTTGGGCGCAACGCAGCCTACCTTTTTACCGTCAAAAAAAACCAGCCCACTCTCTACTTCGACATCAAGAACTACTTTGAACACCGCAAAGAACCTGACTATTGCCTCCAAGATCCACCAGGTCATGGCCGAATAGATACCCGCTCCATATGGACTACCACTGAGCTAAATGAATACCTTGAATTTCCCCATGTCGGCCAGGCGTTTTGCATTCATAAAAAAAGCTATGACCCAAAAACCAATAAAGTCTGTGAAAACACTTTTTATGGCGTAACCAGCCACCATCCAAATAAGGCTGATCCTGCCAGAATATTACAAATCCATCGTGGACATTGGAGTATTGAAAACAGCAAACATTATATCCTTGATTGGACTTATGACGAAGACAGAAACAGAATAAGAACCGGCAACGGCCCTGCAAATACAAATCGCTTGAGAGGTTTTGCCATAGGCTTGCTCAAGTCCAAAGGAGTTAAGGACATCGCTCAAAAAGTGAGAGACCTGCACCAACAAATCAGGCCCGTTCTGGACTATTTCAAGATGACAAAAAATTCTCAAAAACACAGAACATAA